A region from the Vicia villosa cultivar HV-30 ecotype Madison, WI linkage group LG3, Vvil1.0, whole genome shotgun sequence genome encodes:
- the LOC131660806 gene encoding uncharacterized protein LOC131660806 isoform X1, whose product MLGDGGETPSRYELLSMVKKHSNLIGRTVVEDQEDAPDVEMDMKFWNDVFDLYFVRGKESRGRQDDDLVFFVRKLVSRGSASNNDAETVDPYFVRRWAPKLSNLIDETSIDVDWRRSFYLNLIAHTSFSVTVAICSQQVLQNHQAGKDTSLSPIYKKKWLKE is encoded by the exons ATGCTTGGCGATGGAGGTGAAACCCCTTCAAG ATATGAATTGTTGAGCATGGTGAAGAAGCACTCAAATTTAATTGGGAGAACCGTTGTTGAAGATCAAGAAGATGCTCCTGATGTTGAAATGGAtatgaagttttggaatgatgttttTGATCTCTATTTTGTTCGTGGTAAAGAGTCTAGGGGACGCCAAGATGATGATCTCGTTTTCTTTGTTAGAAAATTG GTTTCTCGAGGTTCTGCTTCCAATAACGACGCAGAAACTGTTGATCCTTATTTTGTACGCAGGTGGGCACCTAAG TTGAGCAACCTAATTGATGAAACTTCAATTGACGTGGACTGGAGGCGTTCCTTTTACTTGAATTTAATTGCTCATACATCATTCAGCGTAACCGTCGCAATTTGCAG TCAACAGGTTCTTCAAAACCATCAAGCTGGGAAGGACACATCTTTATCCCCTATATATAAG AAAAAGTGGTTGAAAGAATAA
- the LOC131660806 gene encoding uncharacterized protein LOC131660806 isoform X2 has protein sequence MLGDGGETPSRYELLSMVKKHSNLIGRTVVEDQEDAPDVEMDMKFWNDVFDLYFVRGKESRGRQDDDLVFFVRKLVSRGSASNNDAETVDPYFVRRWAPKLSNLIDETSIDVDWRRSFYLNLIAHTSFSVTVAICSQQVLQNHQAGKDTSLSPIYKIPT, from the exons ATGCTTGGCGATGGAGGTGAAACCCCTTCAAG ATATGAATTGTTGAGCATGGTGAAGAAGCACTCAAATTTAATTGGGAGAACCGTTGTTGAAGATCAAGAAGATGCTCCTGATGTTGAAATGGAtatgaagttttggaatgatgttttTGATCTCTATTTTGTTCGTGGTAAAGAGTCTAGGGGACGCCAAGATGATGATCTCGTTTTCTTTGTTAGAAAATTG GTTTCTCGAGGTTCTGCTTCCAATAACGACGCAGAAACTGTTGATCCTTATTTTGTACGCAGGTGGGCACCTAAG TTGAGCAACCTAATTGATGAAACTTCAATTGACGTGGACTGGAGGCGTTCCTTTTACTTGAATTTAATTGCTCATACATCATTCAGCGTAACCGTCGCAATTTGCAG TCAACAGGTTCTTCAAAACCATCAAGCTGGGAAGGACACATCTTTATCCCCTATATATAAG ATACCGACCTAG